A single window of Archangium gephyra DNA harbors:
- a CDS encoding transglycosylase SLT domain-containing protein: MRRWTGAGLLTVVVGTGAWAQSPATLEAVRLHRAEARTLARQDLESCKSGKCADAGRIALLAGTLALSEGDVTEARTLLTGASVSEPLQPYLAYYQGQAHFYAGDPAAAAEAFQRAVDKGTPALVSRARARLGEALLAAGKAKEAAPALELAATEEPSAELLYQRAQARKAAGDAAGEKADLKTVALRYPAHPYGAEALAKLEAQKPALKLTLAEHLQRARGLLDAGEAKRTLEELEKAEAAKLARTKQDKAQVALVRAQALYATGKREEAEQALAVARQGPPAVAAEAAYVTARRALKSDDNEKARELMASVEKTWPQENVADEAGFYVGWLDLQGGRFEEAVKSFTAFDQRHAGSRKRDEAMWYRSLAHIRLEQYGKAREVLDTLVDKFSRSSLVPQARYWSARSHELEGAKVDVTGPAYEAVITGAPNSYYALLASERLRELGRQPPAAFPETPKQLESGEVPPELKLAVALTGAGLFSDAAEEVQSRTSRIRNQEQALAFAHALLRLGEYGHAHAVAARHLWGRAFGARVPEALAAFYPRAFANAVESEATRYQVSPFLVWAIMRRESAFRPEVASAADARGLMQVIPPTARAIAKKLAEPEPAPAELFSPSLSIRYGSWYLSQLMKRFSHPALAAAAYNAGPDAAVKWVKEKGALPLDLFVEEIPFRETRGYVKQVLADLYLYQSFYGKEAAASQRLSLTVPSPATEGVSF; the protein is encoded by the coding sequence ATGCGGCGGTGGACTGGAGCGGGGCTCCTCACGGTGGTGGTGGGCACGGGAGCGTGGGCACAGTCCCCCGCGACGCTGGAGGCCGTCCGGCTGCACCGCGCCGAGGCGCGCACCCTGGCCCGGCAGGACCTGGAAAGCTGTAAGAGCGGCAAGTGCGCCGACGCGGGCCGCATCGCCCTGCTCGCCGGGACGCTCGCCCTGTCCGAGGGAGACGTGACGGAGGCGCGCACCCTGTTGACGGGCGCGTCCGTGTCCGAGCCGCTCCAGCCCTACCTGGCCTACTACCAGGGGCAAGCGCACTTCTACGCGGGAGACCCGGCGGCGGCCGCGGAGGCCTTCCAGCGCGCCGTGGACAAGGGGACTCCGGCCCTGGTGTCCCGGGCGCGGGCCCGGCTGGGCGAGGCGCTGCTGGCCGCGGGCAAGGCGAAGGAGGCCGCTCCGGCGCTGGAGCTCGCCGCCACCGAGGAGCCCTCGGCGGAGCTGCTCTACCAGCGGGCGCAGGCCCGGAAGGCGGCGGGAGATGCCGCGGGCGAGAAGGCGGACCTGAAGACGGTGGCGCTGCGCTACCCGGCGCACCCGTACGGGGCCGAGGCGCTGGCGAAGCTCGAGGCGCAGAAGCCGGCACTGAAGCTGACGCTGGCCGAGCACCTGCAGCGGGCGCGCGGGCTGCTGGACGCCGGTGAGGCGAAGCGCACGCTGGAGGAGCTGGAGAAGGCCGAGGCGGCGAAGCTGGCGCGCACGAAGCAGGACAAGGCGCAGGTGGCGCTGGTGCGGGCCCAGGCGCTGTACGCCACGGGCAAGCGCGAGGAGGCGGAGCAGGCGCTGGCCGTGGCGCGCCAGGGGCCTCCCGCGGTGGCCGCCGAGGCCGCCTACGTCACCGCGCGCCGCGCGCTCAAGAGCGACGACAACGAGAAGGCCCGCGAGCTGATGGCCTCGGTGGAGAAGACCTGGCCCCAGGAGAACGTGGCCGACGAGGCGGGCTTCTACGTGGGCTGGTTGGACTTGCAGGGCGGGCGCTTCGAGGAGGCGGTGAAGTCCTTCACGGCGTTCGACCAGCGGCACGCGGGCTCGCGGAAGCGGGACGAGGCGATGTGGTACCGGTCGCTGGCGCACATCCGGCTGGAGCAGTACGGCAAGGCACGCGAGGTGCTGGACACGCTGGTGGACAAGTTCTCGCGCAGCAGCCTGGTGCCGCAGGCGCGCTACTGGTCGGCGCGCAGCCACGAGCTGGAGGGCGCCAAGGTGGACGTCACCGGGCCCGCGTACGAGGCCGTCATCACCGGCGCGCCCAACTCGTACTACGCGCTGCTGGCCTCGGAGCGGCTGCGCGAGCTGGGCCGCCAGCCGCCCGCGGCCTTCCCCGAGACGCCCAAGCAGCTGGAGTCGGGCGAGGTGCCGCCGGAGCTGAAGCTGGCGGTGGCGCTGACGGGAGCGGGACTGTTCAGCGATGCGGCCGAGGAGGTGCAATCGCGCACCTCGCGCATCCGCAACCAGGAGCAGGCGCTGGCCTTCGCGCACGCGCTGCTGCGGCTGGGCGAGTACGGGCACGCGCACGCGGTGGCGGCGAGGCACCTGTGGGGCCGGGCCTTCGGGGCCCGTGTTCCCGAGGCGCTCGCGGCCTTCTATCCGCGCGCCTTCGCCAACGCGGTGGAGAGCGAGGCCACGCGCTACCAGGTGAGCCCGTTCCTCGTGTGGGCCATCATGCGGCGTGAGAGCGCCTTCCGCCCGGAGGTGGCGAGCGCCGCGGATGCACGGGGGCTGATGCAGGTGATTCCGCCCACGGCGCGGGCGATTGCCAAGAAGCTCGCGGAGCCGGAGCCGGCGCCCGCGGAGCTGTTCTCGCCCTCGCTGAGCATCCGGTACGGGTCGTGGTACCTGTCGCAGTTGATGAAGCGCTTCTCGCACCCGGCGCTCGCGGCGGCGGCGTACAACGCGGGCCCGGACGCGGCGGTGAAGTGGGTGAAGGAGAAGGGCGCGCTCCCGTTGGATCTGTTCGTCGAGGAGATTCCGTTCCGCGAGACGCGCGGGTACGTGAAGCAGGTGCTGGCGGACCTGTACCTCTACCAGTCCTTCTACGGGAAGGAGGCCGCCGCCTCGCAGCGGCTGTCCCTCACCGTCCCCTCCCCCGCCACCGAGGGCGTGAGTTTCTGA
- a CDS encoding GGDEF domain-containing protein, whose protein sequence is MAQNETVVTVISKISERPVDHDAALVVIYGLELGRKYDLCKEETLIGRSAKAEIQVDQESISRNHACIANTRRGVFIKDLESTNGTFVNDEPVKGEKALHNGDLVKIGRTIFKFIEGGNIESAYHDEIYRLTTMDGLTQIYNRRYFEEALEREVSRSRRYERSLALVMFDVDHFKQVNDRYGHLAGDYVLKQLASALKTKIRREDVFARYGGEEFGLLLPEVDVPGAVQLADKARKLVEKQRFEFDKNVIPVTISLGVAVLAAEHRDLEDLKRAADAKLYEAKASGRNRVCA, encoded by the coding sequence ATGGCGCAGAACGAGACGGTCGTCACAGTCATCTCGAAGATCTCGGAGCGGCCGGTCGATCACGACGCGGCGCTGGTGGTCATCTACGGCCTGGAGCTGGGCCGGAAGTACGACCTCTGCAAGGAGGAGACGCTGATTGGACGCTCCGCGAAGGCGGAGATCCAGGTGGATCAGGAGTCCATCAGCCGCAACCACGCGTGCATCGCGAACACGAGGCGTGGGGTCTTCATCAAGGATCTGGAGTCGACGAACGGGACGTTCGTGAACGACGAGCCGGTGAAGGGCGAGAAGGCGCTGCACAACGGCGACCTGGTGAAGATCGGGCGGACGATCTTCAAGTTCATCGAGGGGGGGAACATCGAGTCGGCGTACCACGATGAGATCTACCGGCTGACGACGATGGACGGGCTGACGCAGATCTACAACCGGCGCTACTTCGAGGAGGCGTTGGAGCGGGAGGTGTCGAGGTCGCGGAGGTACGAGCGGAGCCTGGCGCTGGTGATGTTCGACGTGGACCACTTCAAGCAGGTGAACGATCGGTACGGGCACCTGGCGGGGGACTACGTGTTGAAGCAGCTGGCGTCGGCGCTGAAGACGAAGATCCGGCGGGAGGACGTGTTCGCGAGGTACGGCGGGGAGGAGTTCGGGCTGCTGTTGCCGGAGGTGGACGTGCCGGGGGCGGTACAGCTGGCGGACAAGGCGCGCAAGCTGGTGGAGAAGCAGCGCTTCGAGTTCGACAAGAACGTGATTCCGGTGACGATCTCGCTGGGGGTGGCGGTGCTGGCGGCGGAGCACCGGGACCTGGAGGACCTGAAGCGGGCGGCGGACGCGAAGCTGTACGAGGCGAAGGCCTCGGGTCGCAACCGCGTGTGCGCGTGA
- a CDS encoding lysophospholipid acyltransferase family protein translates to MGTSIPPPSVTPAPARAEARASVEEPREPAASARSEAAEVEAELLERAAEAVSAVEALRELEEAIGEPLPTGPVAVPGFEDTVEVTVTETVAVEVLDASQDEYAPDSEAEAAEEARIEVQVEAALAPVQPAVSSNADAFFTAESPGAEPHRLGDRFAGLLSLAKEAAFQALASERLGKTMGSAQGLLSAALTGIGVGGGTAIDEYGKDAALGGVMQPVLDFLYERYWRVSVQGASHVPAGPVLLVANHSGALPIDGPVLQQALSRERPDLQEARWLAEDQVFHAPMLGTLMNRMGAVRACPENALRLLDELRPVIVFPEGIQGLSKPFAQRYQLKRFGRGGFVKLALRTGAPIIPVAIVGAEETAPLFGKLPAGFLGLPYLPLTPPPLPARWTIRFGDPISMGELPPEAAEDMSQVQRLTERTRESIQGMLQALLKERRSVFAG, encoded by the coding sequence GTGGGCACTTCGATTCCGCCTCCGTCCGTCACGCCGGCACCGGCCCGGGCCGAGGCGCGCGCTTCCGTCGAGGAGCCGCGTGAGCCCGCGGCTTCCGCCCGGTCCGAGGCGGCCGAGGTGGAGGCGGAGCTGCTGGAGCGTGCGGCGGAAGCCGTGTCGGCCGTGGAGGCCCTGCGGGAGCTGGAAGAGGCCATCGGGGAGCCGCTGCCCACGGGGCCGGTCGCCGTGCCCGGCTTCGAGGACACGGTGGAAGTGACGGTGACCGAGACGGTGGCCGTCGAGGTGCTCGACGCGAGCCAGGACGAGTACGCCCCGGACAGCGAGGCCGAGGCCGCGGAGGAGGCCCGCATCGAGGTGCAGGTGGAGGCCGCGCTGGCGCCCGTGCAGCCCGCCGTGAGCAGCAACGCCGACGCCTTCTTCACCGCCGAGTCTCCCGGAGCCGAGCCCCACCGGCTGGGGGATCGCTTCGCGGGGCTGCTGTCGCTGGCGAAGGAGGCCGCCTTCCAGGCGCTGGCCAGCGAGCGGCTCGGCAAGACGATGGGCTCGGCGCAGGGGCTGTTGAGCGCGGCGCTCACGGGCATTGGCGTGGGCGGCGGGACGGCCATCGACGAGTACGGCAAGGACGCGGCGCTCGGCGGCGTGATGCAGCCGGTGCTGGACTTCCTGTACGAGCGGTACTGGCGGGTGTCGGTGCAGGGCGCGAGCCACGTGCCGGCGGGGCCGGTGCTGCTGGTGGCCAACCACTCGGGAGCGCTGCCCATCGACGGGCCGGTGTTGCAGCAGGCGTTGTCGCGGGAGCGGCCGGATCTCCAGGAGGCGCGCTGGCTGGCGGAGGACCAGGTCTTCCACGCGCCGATGCTCGGCACGCTGATGAACCGGATGGGCGCGGTACGGGCCTGCCCTGAGAACGCGCTGCGGCTGCTGGACGAATTGCGCCCGGTCATCGTCTTCCCCGAGGGCATCCAGGGGTTGAGCAAGCCGTTCGCGCAGCGCTACCAGCTCAAGCGCTTCGGACGAGGCGGCTTCGTGAAGCTGGCGCTGCGCACGGGCGCGCCCATCATCCCGGTGGCCATCGTGGGCGCCGAGGAGACGGCGCCGCTGTTCGGCAAGCTGCCGGCCGGCTTCCTGGGACTGCCCTATCTGCCGCTGACGCCGCCGCCGCTGCCGGCCCGGTGGACCATCCGCTTCGGCGACCCCATCAGCATGGGCGAGTTGCCGCCCGAGGCCGCCGAGGACATGTCCCAGGTGCAGCGGCTCACCGAGCGCACCCGCGAGTCCATCCAGGGCATGCTCCAGGCCCTGCTCAAGGAGCGCCGCTCCGTCTTCGCGGGCTAA
- a CDS encoding DciA family protein has translation MARRDPQTLDQLLPRVLARLAEQSGKGRALAPVWNASVGPHISKHSRPHSLEGGTLVVTVASAEWAHTLARQEASLLEQLNTRLGAGAVSALVFRLG, from the coding sequence ATGGCCCGGCGCGATCCGCAGACCCTCGACCAGCTCCTCCCCCGTGTCCTGGCCCGTCTGGCCGAGCAGTCCGGGAAGGGACGTGCCCTCGCCCCGGTCTGGAATGCCTCGGTGGGGCCCCACATCTCCAAGCACTCCCGGCCCCACTCCCTCGAAGGAGGCACCCTCGTGGTCACCGTGGCCAGCGCCGAGTGGGCGCACACCCTCGCCCGCCAGGAAGCCTCCCTGCTCGAGCAGCTCAACACCCGGCTCGGCGCTGGTGCCGTGTCCGCCCTCGTCTTCCGCCTCGGCTAG
- a CDS encoding CAP domain-containing protein, producing the protein MLALALSVLLAASPSPTAMEQQATRHVLQEFERVGRRSPQADPALTQAARRLAREALEDSPSGAVELLALTEAISDAGGADPSPRSYVVRASVREHAVGTLLDRKDLNQEPASHVGVGVAVDGERASIVVLLAERKATLQRFPRTFDKPGTGQSLCGQLEQPLRWSEVYVTLPDGRVERPPLTRESGPSFCARLLFPTEGRYTVELIGRGARGPEVASLFLVDVGASHARDKRERIVEPTTVEDAREAVLARINALRRAHGVQPLVLDDTLNGVAQAYSDRMAREGFFAHVAPDGSDLRGRLTAAGSQYRTAGENLGLASGPLSAHFGIEHSPGHRNNLLGTQFTHAGIGVTFQKVDGRDQALLTEVFSSTVTPAAAAAAKDPREEAYQALATHRASRGLPPLERNPALERIALEHARRALELDQPRVQLPGSTVHERVFSALESAKSASVDFYVAESPSLLPDSKSLGDRKNTQVGVGAVRGDSRTYGPGQYWMVIIYAATR; encoded by the coding sequence ATGCTCGCCCTCGCCCTCAGCGTCCTCCTGGCCGCCTCTCCCTCGCCCACCGCCATGGAGCAGCAGGCCACGCGCCATGTCCTCCAGGAGTTCGAGCGCGTGGGCCGGCGCTCCCCCCAGGCCGATCCCGCCCTCACCCAGGCCGCGCGCAGGCTCGCCCGGGAGGCGCTCGAGGACAGCCCCTCCGGGGCCGTGGAGCTGCTCGCCCTCACCGAGGCCATCAGCGACGCGGGTGGCGCCGACCCCAGCCCCCGCTCCTATGTCGTCCGCGCCTCCGTGCGGGAGCACGCCGTGGGCACCCTGCTCGACCGCAAGGACCTCAACCAGGAGCCCGCCTCCCACGTGGGCGTCGGCGTGGCCGTGGACGGCGAGCGCGCCTCCATCGTCGTGCTGCTCGCCGAGCGCAAGGCCACCCTCCAGCGCTTCCCCCGCACCTTCGACAAGCCCGGCACCGGCCAGAGCCTGTGCGGCCAGCTCGAGCAGCCCCTGCGCTGGTCCGAGGTCTACGTCACCCTCCCGGATGGCCGCGTGGAGCGCCCTCCCCTCACCCGCGAGTCCGGCCCCTCCTTCTGCGCCCGCCTCCTCTTCCCCACGGAGGGCCGCTACACCGTGGAGCTCATCGGCCGCGGCGCCCGCGGGCCGGAGGTGGCCTCGCTCTTCCTCGTGGACGTGGGCGCCTCCCACGCACGGGACAAGCGCGAGCGCATCGTCGAGCCCACCACCGTGGAGGACGCCCGCGAGGCCGTGCTCGCCCGCATCAACGCCCTGCGCCGCGCCCATGGCGTGCAGCCGCTCGTGCTCGACGACACCCTCAACGGCGTGGCCCAGGCCTACAGCGATCGCATGGCGCGCGAGGGCTTCTTCGCCCACGTGGCTCCGGATGGCTCGGACCTGCGCGGCCGCCTGACCGCCGCCGGCTCCCAGTACCGCACCGCCGGCGAGAACCTCGGCCTGGCCTCCGGTCCCCTCTCCGCCCACTTCGGGATTGAGCACAGCCCCGGCCATCGCAACAACCTGCTCGGCACCCAGTTCACCCACGCGGGCATCGGCGTCACCTTCCAGAAGGTGGACGGACGCGACCAGGCCCTGCTCACCGAGGTCTTCTCCTCCACCGTCACCCCGGCCGCGGCCGCCGCCGCGAAGGACCCGCGCGAGGAGGCCTACCAGGCCCTGGCCACCCACCGCGCCTCGCGCGGCCTGCCGCCCCTGGAGCGCAACCCCGCGCTGGAGCGCATTGCCCTGGAGCATGCCCGGCGTGCGCTCGAGCTGGACCAGCCCCGCGTGCAATTGCCCGGCTCCACGGTGCACGAGCGTGTCTTCTCCGCCCTGGAGTCGGCGAAGAGCGCCTCGGTGGACTTCTATGTGGCGGAGAGTCCCTCCCTGCTCCCGGATTCCAAGAGTCTGGGAGACCGCAAGAACACACAGGTCGGCGTGGGAGCCGTCCGCGGTGACTCGCGCACCTATGGGCCGGGACAGTACTGGATGGTCATCATCTACGCCGCCACCCGCTGA
- a CDS encoding DUF1588 domain-containing protein gives MSVCRVVSRAWVTAILMVLGACTDPPKGQDTSDGGTSSSAACQVLETLRTRCSGCHGATPTAGAPMALTSLDDLRRPSQRDAAQTTAQRCLARMRDTALPMPPAPAPAGTPDEVASLSAWIEAGMPACAQSDGGSGGPVGSPNLIPQEELFACQGATSDAPTRLRRINRWQWTRNVGGSVTRGWTGFSFYDNPLDPNPRSPYGTYAADDTVDESMVEIILPIVDEYGATWAGPYTGSNRLDLLREDRSLRCMWEQAQPSAACIRNYLATLLERGVLYRPARADELDRLATFTQSVLAQEASDGGADARTHSLSRVVTAASLTAGALFREELGKPLGNSGRVELGEWELAQQLAYALGDRAPGAVPTWRWPDTSAPSIGHYGDIANAARDGGIRSPEVVGSLIAQHTGGIDATRFDLVQDFGEEERPRRGEYWLSDGVANFFRQWLGYTEVEAIFKERPEATSAYDDGELSGYRAQAAAWENLLTGYYGYESTLIQQMDDFVARAVVNDTAVLETLLTSRRFFLAATQDSGFDGNATRYTGQPYGTTAEIAATNTARWRTLPDKERAGVLTHPAWLASHGGNFEDDPSAVHRGKWVRENLLCGYVPPLSEVRVMAQVGPHAPNKNARARLEDATGKAECQGCHSLMNPLGYPFEIYNHAGYLRTRDHASDGGWMAPTGQVTLNNLPDPGLNGPVRDAVELSEKLAASGYVKRCFIRHAFRYFMGRDENRSDACTLARMEQAYDQHNGSFKALLSALMTSDTWTTRRQPAQGE, from the coding sequence ATGAGCGTTTGTCGCGTTGTCTCGCGAGCCTGGGTCACCGCCATCCTGATGGTGCTCGGTGCGTGCACGGATCCCCCGAAGGGGCAGGACACCTCGGACGGCGGAACTTCTTCCTCCGCCGCGTGCCAGGTGCTCGAGACGCTGCGAACACGATGCAGCGGTTGTCACGGAGCCACGCCCACCGCGGGGGCTCCCATGGCGCTCACCTCGCTCGATGACCTGCGGCGGCCCTCCCAGCGGGATGCCGCGCAGACGACGGCGCAGCGCTGTCTGGCGCGAATGCGGGACACCGCGTTGCCGATGCCTCCCGCGCCAGCTCCCGCCGGCACTCCAGACGAAGTGGCCAGCCTTTCCGCCTGGATCGAGGCGGGAATGCCCGCCTGCGCCCAGTCCGATGGAGGAAGCGGCGGCCCCGTGGGCTCGCCGAACCTGATTCCCCAGGAGGAGCTCTTCGCCTGCCAGGGGGCCACCTCCGACGCCCCCACACGCCTTCGCCGCATCAACCGGTGGCAGTGGACCCGCAACGTCGGTGGCTCCGTGACGCGCGGGTGGACCGGCTTCAGCTTCTACGACAACCCGCTCGATCCGAATCCGCGCTCGCCCTACGGCACCTACGCTGCCGATGACACGGTCGATGAGTCCATGGTCGAGATCATCCTGCCCATCGTGGACGAGTACGGCGCGACCTGGGCCGGTCCCTACACCGGCTCGAACAGGCTCGACCTGCTCCGCGAGGACCGGTCGTTGCGTTGCATGTGGGAGCAGGCGCAGCCGAGCGCCGCCTGCATCCGCAACTACCTCGCCACGCTGCTCGAGCGGGGTGTGTTGTACCGGCCGGCGCGCGCGGATGAGCTGGACCGCCTGGCCACCTTCACCCAGTCAGTGCTCGCGCAGGAGGCCAGCGATGGAGGCGCGGATGCACGCACCCACAGCCTCTCGCGTGTCGTCACCGCGGCGTCCTTGACGGCCGGCGCGTTGTTCCGCGAGGAGCTGGGCAAGCCCCTCGGCAACAGCGGACGGGTCGAGCTCGGTGAATGGGAGCTCGCGCAGCAGCTCGCCTATGCGCTGGGCGATCGCGCCCCGGGCGCTGTTCCCACCTGGAGGTGGCCCGACACGTCAGCCCCCTCCATCGGCCACTACGGAGACATCGCGAACGCGGCGCGCGATGGAGGGATTCGCTCGCCGGAGGTGGTGGGCTCGCTGATCGCGCAGCACACCGGCGGTATCGATGCCACGCGCTTCGATCTGGTCCAGGACTTCGGTGAAGAGGAGCGTCCCCGCCGGGGCGAGTACTGGCTCTCCGATGGCGTGGCGAACTTCTTCCGCCAATGGCTGGGCTACACGGAGGTGGAGGCCATCTTCAAGGAGCGTCCGGAGGCGACCAGCGCCTACGATGATGGGGAGCTGAGTGGCTACCGCGCGCAGGCCGCGGCCTGGGAGAATCTGCTCACCGGTTACTACGGTTACGAGTCGACGCTGATCCAGCAGATGGACGACTTCGTCGCGCGCGCGGTGGTGAATGACACCGCGGTGCTCGAGACGTTGCTGACCTCCCGGCGGTTCTTCCTCGCCGCGACCCAGGACTCGGGCTTCGACGGCAACGCCACGCGGTACACGGGCCAGCCCTACGGGACCACTGCGGAGATCGCCGCGACCAACACGGCGCGCTGGCGGACGCTGCCGGACAAGGAGCGTGCGGGCGTGCTGACCCATCCGGCGTGGTTGGCCTCGCATGGTGGAAACTTCGAGGACGATCCTTCGGCGGTGCACCGGGGCAAGTGGGTGCGGGAGAACCTGCTCTGCGGCTATGTGCCACCGCTCAGCGAGGTGCGCGTGATGGCACAGGTGGGGCCGCACGCGCCCAACAAGAACGCACGCGCGCGACTCGAGGACGCGACCGGCAAGGCCGAATGCCAGGGCTGTCACTCGCTGATGAACCCGCTCGGCTACCCCTTCGAGATCTACAACCACGCGGGCTACCTGCGGACACGGGACCACGCCTCCGACGGGGGATGGATGGCTCCCACCGGACAGGTGACGTTGAACAATCTGCCGGATCCGGGCTTGAACGGACCTGTGCGGGACGCGGTGGAGCTCAGCGAGAAGCTCGCCGCCTCGGGCTACGTGAAGCGCTGCTTCATCCGGCACGCCTTCCGCTACTTCATGGGCCGCGATGAGAACCGGAGCGACGCCTGCACGCTGGCTCGGATGGAGCAGGCCTATGACCAACACAACGGCTCGTTCAAGGCCCTGCTGTCGGCCCTGATGACCAGCGACACCTGGACGACGCGCCGCCAGCCGGCGCAGGGAGAGTGA
- a CDS encoding DUF1552 domain-containing protein: protein MLTRRALLKSAVATGLFAPFYREVLAQTVKPMRLVLVLECNGIYPEAFLSKGTRTALGSGIGTRHNFRDVYPETPLVRTGDDLSSALCLGPLAGGSGVQSLVSRSAVLLGLSSMIAGGGHSAGTGALSCAVHGSAATLDAVLAPRLKRTAPFDAIRLGTSSARTPIVYETCAYGPRRPAGILVNPMLAYNTIFGSLSTGAAVGQERRMLFDFAREDVKAALGTFKGNSHERAKLEQYLASLETLRARETQLQGMAAQVRPLLPPDPSVNPLLQGGTTPPDSLKWLEAQFQIATTALLGGLTNLVVLAAGTSGFDVAYDSSIANVGRHDLQHGIDTAANWTGIAAVTRQHVALVAKLARALAATPELNASGSMLDHTAIVFMSDNGEQHHSEAREWPKLVVGGNALGLKTDGRTVVYPAEGKARNRQVSNLFNTLGHAFGDSDFNTFGSEGPTRIAPGPLSELLG from the coding sequence ATGTTGACCCGACGCGCGTTGCTCAAGTCCGCCGTGGCCACTGGATTGTTCGCACCGTTCTACCGCGAGGTGCTCGCCCAGACCGTGAAACCCATGCGGCTGGTGCTGGTGCTGGAGTGCAATGGCATCTACCCCGAGGCATTCCTGTCCAAGGGAACCCGCACGGCCCTGGGCTCGGGGATCGGCACGCGGCACAACTTCCGTGACGTGTATCCGGAGACGCCTCTGGTTCGCACGGGCGATGACCTCTCCAGCGCGCTGTGCCTCGGGCCGCTCGCCGGAGGCAGTGGCGTGCAGTCCCTCGTGAGCCGGTCGGCGGTGCTGCTCGGGCTGTCGTCGATGATCGCTGGAGGAGGGCACTCCGCGGGAACGGGGGCGCTGAGCTGCGCGGTGCATGGCTCGGCCGCCACCCTGGATGCGGTGCTGGCGCCGAGGCTCAAGCGCACCGCGCCCTTCGACGCCATCCGGCTCGGCACCAGCTCCGCGCGCACCCCGATCGTCTACGAGACGTGTGCGTACGGTCCGCGCAGGCCCGCCGGCATCCTGGTGAACCCGATGCTCGCGTACAACACGATCTTCGGCTCGCTCTCGACGGGCGCGGCGGTGGGGCAGGAGCGCCGGATGCTCTTCGATTTCGCGCGCGAGGACGTGAAGGCCGCGCTGGGAACCTTCAAGGGCAACTCCCACGAGCGCGCGAAGCTGGAGCAGTACCTGGCCTCGCTCGAGACGCTGCGTGCGAGGGAGACGCAGCTGCAGGGGATGGCGGCGCAGGTGAGGCCGCTGCTGCCCCCCGACCCGTCCGTGAACCCGCTGCTCCAGGGCGGCACCACTCCCCCCGACTCACTCAAGTGGCTGGAGGCGCAATTCCAGATCGCCACCACCGCGCTGCTGGGCGGACTGACGAACCTGGTGGTGCTGGCGGCGGGGACCTCGGGGTTCGACGTGGCCTACGATTCGAGCATCGCGAACGTCGGGCGGCATGATCTCCAGCACGGCATCGACACCGCAGCCAACTGGACCGGCATCGCGGCGGTTACCCGTCAACACGTGGCGCTGGTGGCGAAGCTCGCGCGGGCGCTGGCTGCGACGCCGGAGCTCAACGCGTCCGGCTCGATGCTGGACCATACGGCGATCGTCTTCATGTCCGACAACGGCGAACAGCACCACTCGGAGGCGAGGGAGTGGCCCAAGCTCGTCGTCGGTGGCAACGCGCTGGGGCTGAAGACGGATGGACGGACCGTGGTGTACCCGGCCGAGGGCAAGGCACGGAATCGCCAGGTGTCGAACCTGTTCAACACCCTGGGCCACGCCTTCGGTGATTCCGACTTCAACACCTTCGGCTCGGAGGGCCCGACACGGATCGCCCCGGGACCCTTGTCGGAACTGCTCGGCTAG